One genomic region from Flagellimonas oceani encodes:
- a CDS encoding TonB-dependent receptor, with translation MRSFLCYILIGLTALNANDTYAQTKLNLNLKKVNLETLFDEIQEDSEYIFFYKDGILPNENSITLKRNNVTLPDILDSFLAQYGLGYNIIGRQVTVFEDPTNMSLDTSTVVFQDLTVNGTVADDSGVPLAGANIIEKGTTNGTQTDFDGNFSIRVTDSDAVLTVSYIGFTTKEIPVNGQSNLNIILQESAAALDEIVVVGYGTQKKSDLTGSVASLSQDDMNPGANVSVDQMMLGRAAGVQINQASSAPGGGLAIRIRGSNSLNASNEPLYVIDGFPIDNSPNLGSGGVAEVSQNLSPRNPLNALNPADVESIEILKDASATAIYGSRGANGVILITTKKGGKGKVNVTYDVYAGIQSVAEKIDVLSTSQYIDAINDLSIAQGNEAVFNDDDISRIGRGTDWQEEVFRSAPLTSHNLAVSGGSENTNYYASFNYFDQEGVVKNSGIKRYTGRINLETKIGNKTQIGLNFNTSLIKDNNNVDGVNTNEQAGPIYSSLLYDPTEPILNDDGTFSQSANLTVNNPVTLINAIISESETNRTFGSAFLNYDFTEDLSGKFNFGTDRQTSRRDIYNTTQTIRGGAAGGIANINVLERSNYLFEYTMTYDKTFNEDHALTVLGGITFQKFSSRFFSGNISGFPTDDIKTNNLALGDTNTDVLSSGKEENTLLSYLGRVNYNLFDKFLLTASIRADGSSRFGENNKWGYFPSFALGYKLDQEEFIPDSFSQLKLRASWGQTGNQEIGNYASQLTFGTGPNVVFGGTISGSVVPQRIANPDLKWETTEQLNVGLDFGISGGRFSGSLDYFSKESKDLLFDLPLPFASGYASILTNVGEVKNSGFEFLFNSTNIVTDNFKWDTSLNFSAIKNEVVDLGRIESIVTGGVQAVGNTAIIQEGDPLASYYGYVVTGIFQEGDDIANSAQPTAQPGFPIFEDRNGDGAITPADQSIIGTPYPDFTYGIQNSISYKNLKLDFFFQGQAGVDLLNINVIESLYPANFRRNRLANQILNRWTPQNTNTKWPSGVNPNAYGAGKVNTLTIQDASYLRLKNVRLSYNVPVQNIDFLNALQVYVTGQNLFTITDYIGFDPEANSFGRSNVRIDYSSYPLARTYMLGLTANF, from the coding sequence ATGAGGTCATTTCTTTGCTACATATTGATAGGATTAACGGCCCTTAATGCAAATGACACCTATGCACAGACAAAACTTAACCTTAATCTTAAAAAGGTAAATCTAGAGACACTTTTTGATGAAATACAAGAGGATAGCGAGTACATCTTTTTTTATAAAGATGGTATTTTGCCCAACGAAAATTCGATTACCCTTAAGCGGAACAATGTAACGTTGCCGGATATTCTGGATTCTTTTCTGGCACAATACGGTCTAGGCTACAATATCATAGGCAGACAAGTTACAGTATTTGAAGACCCGACCAATATGTCACTGGACACCAGTACTGTTGTATTTCAAGATCTTACGGTCAACGGAACTGTAGCGGATGATTCAGGAGTTCCTTTGGCGGGAGCCAATATTATCGAAAAAGGGACCACGAATGGCACTCAGACTGATTTTGACGGTAATTTTTCAATTAGAGTGACTGACAGTGATGCCGTATTGACTGTGTCGTATATAGGGTTTACTACCAAGGAAATACCTGTCAATGGACAATCTAACCTGAACATCATCTTACAAGAAAGCGCTGCTGCACTTGATGAAATTGTGGTCGTTGGCTATGGAACGCAAAAGAAAAGTGACTTAACAGGATCTGTCGCATCATTGAGCCAAGATGACATGAACCCAGGGGCAAACGTATCGGTCGACCAGATGATGCTCGGTAGGGCGGCCGGGGTACAGATAAACCAGGCCAGTTCAGCGCCCGGTGGGGGACTGGCAATTAGGATCAGGGGTTCTAACTCTTTGAATGCCAGCAATGAACCTTTATATGTAATTGATGGGTTCCCGATTGATAACAGTCCCAACCTTGGTTCTGGCGGAGTGGCCGAAGTAAGCCAAAACCTGAGCCCAAGAAACCCGTTGAATGCCCTGAACCCAGCTGATGTGGAATCCATAGAGATTTTAAAGGATGCCTCGGCAACAGCAATCTATGGTTCAAGAGGTGCGAATGGGGTAATCTTGATTACCACCAAAAAGGGAGGCAAGGGCAAGGTAAATGTTACTTATGATGTTTATGCCGGTATTCAATCGGTCGCCGAAAAAATTGATGTGTTGTCTACTTCCCAATACATCGATGCCATAAACGATCTGTCCATTGCACAAGGAAATGAAGCAGTTTTTAATGATGACGACATTTCAAGAATTGGCAGAGGAACAGATTGGCAAGAGGAGGTCTTCCGTTCGGCCCCTTTGACTAGCCATAACTTAGCCGTGAGCGGGGGCAGCGAAAACACAAATTATTATGCCTCATTCAACTATTTTGACCAAGAAGGTGTTGTCAAAAATTCTGGTATAAAAAGATATACCGGAAGAATAAACCTAGAGACAAAAATTGGGAACAAGACCCAGATTGGCCTAAACTTCAACACAAGCTTGATCAAGGATAACAACAATGTCGATGGCGTCAATACCAATGAGCAAGCAGGGCCCATTTACTCTTCGTTGTTATATGACCCTACCGAACCCATATTAAATGACGATGGTACTTTTAGCCAATCCGCGAATCTTACGGTCAACAATCCTGTCACCTTGATAAACGCCATTATCAGTGAGAGCGAGACAAATAGAACTTTCGGTAGTGCTTTTTTGAACTACGATTTCACAGAAGACCTTTCGGGAAAGTTCAATTTCGGAACCGACAGGCAAACATCAAGACGTGACATTTACAATACCACACAGACCATACGTGGTGGAGCAGCTGGTGGTATTGCGAACATCAACGTATTGGAACGTTCAAATTATCTGTTCGAGTATACGATGACCTATGACAAAACTTTTAACGAAGATCATGCGCTTACGGTATTGGGCGGTATCACCTTTCAAAAGTTCAGTTCAAGGTTCTTTTCGGGTAATATCAGTGGTTTTCCGACAGATGATATCAAAACGAACAATTTGGCCCTGGGTGATACCAATACGGATGTACTCTCCAGTGGCAAGGAAGAAAATACTTTGTTGTCATATTTGGGGAGGGTTAACTATAACCTTTTCGACAAATTTTTGTTGACCGCCTCGATACGGGCAGATGGATCATCAAGATTCGGAGAGAACAACAAATGGGGCTATTTTCCTTCCTTTGCCTTGGGCTATAAGCTAGACCAAGAAGAATTTATTCCCGATAGTTTCAGCCAGCTTAAGCTGAGAGCAAGTTGGGGCCAGACAGGTAACCAGGAAATTGGCAACTACGCATCGCAATTGACCTTTGGCACTGGACCCAACGTGGTGTTTGGTGGCACGATTTCGGGCAGTGTCGTCCCGCAGCGTATTGCAAATCCTGACCTTAAGTGGGAAACCACCGAACAGCTAAATGTTGGTCTTGATTTTGGCATTTCTGGTGGCAGGTTCAGTGGAAGCTTGGATTATTTTTCAAAAGAATCGAAAGACCTGTTATTCGATCTTCCCTTGCCATTTGCGTCTGGTTATGCTTCAATATTGACAAATGTAGGTGAGGTTAAGAACAGTGGGTTCGAGTTTCTTTTCAACTCGACCAATATAGTAACCGATAATTTCAAATGGGACACTTCTTTGAATTTTTCTGCCATTAAGAATGAAGTGGTGGATTTGGGCCGTATTGAAAGTATCGTTACAGGAGGTGTTCAGGCAGTGGGCAATACGGCGATTATCCAAGAAGGTGACCCCCTTGCCTCCTATTATGGGTACGTGGTCACCGGCATTTTTCAAGAAGGCGACGACATTGCCAATTCGGCGCAGCCGACAGCCCAGCCCGGTTTTCCAATTTTTGAAGATCGAAATGGAGATGGTGCCATCACACCTGCAGACCAGAGCATTATTGGTACGCCTTATCCTGATTTTACCTATGGCATACAAAATTCAATTTCTTACAAAAATTTGAAGCTGGATTTCTTTTTTCAGGGCCAGGCCGGCGTCGACCTATTGAACATTAATGTAATAGAGTCTCTTTATCCTGCAAATTTCAGAAGAAACCGACTGGCGAATCAAATATTGAATCGGTGGACACCTCAAAATACAAATACAAAATGGCCTTCAGGGGTAAATCCTAATGCGTACGGGGCAGGAAAAGTCAATACACTTACCATTCAAGATGCTTCTTATTTAAGATTGAAAAATGTTCGGCTATCGTACAACGTGCCAGTTCAGAATATTGATTTTTTAAATGCACTTCAAGTCTATGTGACTGGCCAGAACCTATTTACAATTACTGATTATATAGGTTTTGATCCAGAGGCAAATTCATTTGGTAGAAGTAACGTAAGGATTGATTATAGTAGTTATCCTTTGGCGAGAACCTACATGTTGGGTCTTACTGCCAACTTTTAG
- a CDS encoding DoxX family protein, which translates to MKNKILTVLCILFGLMMINSGLNKFFNYMPMPEMSEEMMQIIGSFMAIKWIFPLVAIIEIIGGALTAIPKTRALGALVILPVMVGIIVHHLVHDLSGIGIALILFAINIWVIVANWNKYQPIIESEKNQIKEKSEPINS; encoded by the coding sequence ATGAAAAACAAGATTCTTACAGTATTATGTATCCTATTCGGATTAATGATGATTAATTCAGGTTTAAACAAATTCTTCAACTATATGCCTATGCCCGAAATGTCTGAAGAAATGATGCAAATTATTGGCAGTTTTATGGCAATAAAATGGATTTTTCCGCTTGTTGCAATTATTGAAATCATTGGAGGAGCTTTAACAGCAATCCCGAAAACAAGAGCATTGGGAGCGTTAGTAATTCTACCTGTTATGGTAGGGATAATTGTCCATCATTTAGTACACGACCTATCAGGTATTGGAATCGCATTAATATTATTCGCAATCAATATTTGGGTCATTGTTGCCAACTGGAATAAATACCAGCCAATCATAGAAAGCGAAAAAAACCAAATAAAAGAAAAGTCCGAACCAATAAATAGTTAG
- a CDS encoding type II toxin-antitoxin system RelE/ParE family toxin → MTYKFQILEAADQDIAEAILQYEDIRKGLSVDFELCLEEGYSDILNTPLGYQVRYRDVRIKFIRRFPYGIHYMVEDDMITVISVFHQSRSPRKWFKRLKEK, encoded by the coding sequence ATGACCTATAAGTTCCAGATTCTTGAAGCCGCCGATCAGGATATTGCAGAGGCGATTCTACAGTATGAGGATATCCGCAAGGGTCTATCCGTAGATTTTGAACTTTGCCTGGAGGAAGGGTATTCGGATATATTGAATACACCCCTTGGTTATCAGGTCAGATACAGGGACGTTCGGATAAAGTTCATCAGGCGTTTTCCCTATGGGATCCATTATATGGTCGAGGATGACATGATTACGGTAATTTCCGTTTTCCATCAGTCCAGAAGCCCAAGGAAATGGTTTAAAAGATTGAAAGAGAAATAA
- a CDS encoding HipA N-terminal domain-containing protein encodes MRKAVVYAHGKRAGVLTELSQSKYRFDYDDDYSGQAISLTMPVNEKGFGFDGFPPFFEGLLPEGIMLEGLLRISKIDQKDYFSQLMATGADLVGAVTVKPLEYE; translated from the coding sequence ATGAGAAAGGCAGTGGTATATGCCCATGGAAAAAGGGCGGGTGTTTTAACGGAATTGTCCCAATCGAAATATAGGTTTGATTATGATGATGATTACAGTGGTCAGGCGATTTCATTGACCATGCCCGTTAACGAAAAGGGATTTGGTTTTGATGGGTTTCCTCCCTTTTTTGAAGGGTTGTTGCCCGAAGGTATCATGCTGGAAGGTCTACTTAGGATTTCCAAAATCGATCAAAAGGATTATTTCTCCCAATTAATGGCCACCGGTGCTGATTTGGTAGGCGCCGTAACTGTAAAACCTCTGGAATATGAATAG
- a CDS encoding RagB/SusD family nutrient uptake outer membrane protein, with translation MKTYHYKIVLILMLTSLMGCEERLEEEVFSELSPSTLFTSEQGLNSLLNAAYSYSHRSGDDESWSPYYLGTMPAGEVWGAGGSIESAWQSLIDYTWDSNHGQLIPVWIVYFSSIRDANLVLDNLDNDSFSDDYKQRTEAEVHFLRGWAYSELYKLFGRLPLYQSSTDDPLLPRSSDEETRAFIEQELLEAIATLPTEPMAFGRASQGVAMSVLAKFYLNTKQWQKAADMSLHVMNLGLYSLLPNYSDVFDISNEGNAEVIWALPKNAAGAGQFMNALIFPPDYPRPFPNNSVFAARTYLFDDFVNSFEATDTRSSRIITEWESTATGQLVMGLGNDQSHPYKLPFDPNAVGPSAGNDIVVIRYADILLTRAEALNELNGPTQEVIDLINEVRNRAGATPLILGSFNKDSLRDAILREREWEFYFEGNAREDQIRHGVMISRAQARGKNAQEFHVLYPIPQRELDANSNLEQNAGY, from the coding sequence ATGAAAACTTATCATTATAAAATAGTCCTTATTTTAATGCTGACAAGCTTGATGGGCTGTGAAGAACGTTTGGAGGAGGAGGTATTCTCTGAGCTCTCACCCTCTACACTTTTTACTTCTGAGCAAGGACTCAATTCTCTGTTGAATGCAGCTTATAGTTATTCACACAGGTCAGGGGATGATGAATCTTGGTCCCCCTATTATTTGGGAACCATGCCGGCTGGGGAAGTCTGGGGTGCCGGCGGGTCGATTGAAAGTGCATGGCAATCATTGATCGATTACACTTGGGACAGTAACCATGGACAGTTAATTCCTGTATGGATAGTGTACTTTAGCTCCATTCGTGATGCGAATTTAGTCTTGGATAATTTGGACAATGATTCTTTTTCGGATGATTACAAGCAAAGAACTGAGGCCGAAGTCCATTTTTTAAGGGGCTGGGCCTATTCTGAGCTCTACAAGCTTTTCGGCAGGTTGCCGCTCTATCAGTCTTCAACTGACGATCCTTTGTTGCCACGCTCTAGCGATGAAGAAACACGGGCTTTTATAGAACAAGAACTTCTAGAGGCGATTGCAACTTTGCCGACCGAGCCTATGGCTTTTGGTCGGGCGTCCCAGGGAGTGGCCATGTCGGTCCTGGCAAAATTTTATCTAAATACCAAACAATGGCAAAAAGCGGCCGATATGTCTCTACATGTCATGAATCTAGGGCTTTATAGTTTATTGCCCAATTACTCTGATGTCTTTGATATATCGAACGAGGGCAATGCTGAAGTTATTTGGGCACTTCCCAAGAATGCCGCCGGGGCAGGCCAGTTCATGAATGCATTGATTTTTCCTCCTGATTATCCCCGGCCTTTTCCCAACAATTCGGTGTTTGCGGCACGCACATACCTCTTCGATGATTTTGTAAACTCCTTTGAGGCGACAGACACACGAAGCAGCCGCATAATAACGGAATGGGAAAGTACAGCAACAGGTCAACTTGTAATGGGATTGGGCAATGACCAATCACACCCCTATAAATTGCCTTTTGACCCTAATGCGGTAGGACCTTCTGCTGGCAATGATATCGTGGTCATCAGGTATGCCGACATATTGTTGACAAGGGCTGAAGCGCTTAATGAGCTCAACGGGCCCACTCAAGAGGTCATTGACCTTATTAATGAGGTCAGAAATCGGGCCGGGGCCACTCCCTTGATTTTGGGAAGTTTCAACAAAGACTCATTGCGGGATGCCATCTTACGTGAAAGGGAGTGGGAATTCTATTTTGAAGGAAATGCAAGGGAAGACCAGATTAGGCACGGGGTTATGATCTCTAGGGCTCAAGCAAGGGGAAAAAATGCCCAAGAATTTCATGTGCTCTATCCAATTCCGCAAAGAGAGCTGGATGCCAATTCCAATCTGGAACAAAATGCTGGGTATTAA
- a CDS encoding sulfatase, translating into MSKNIFIILSVLSFTIACTEQQTEKDQESKGKDKPLNFVVIFADDLGYGDLSSYGHPTIHTKNLDQMAVEGQKWTNFYVGSSVCTPSRAALLTGRLPIRNGMTSRVNRVLFPDSHNGLPQNEVTMAEQLKKVGYRTACIGKWHLGHKEEYLPTNQGFDYYFGIPYSNDMDNIIPFRSAHGYIDFWKSEERKDINTFNVPLMRNTEIVERPADQNTLTKRYNEEAVQFIRQNKEKPFFLYLAHNLPHVPLFASKDFLGTSNRGIYGDVVEEIDHGVGQILAELKKNGLDENTIVVFTSDNGPWLIMNEEGGSAGLLREGKGSTWEGGMREPCIFWGPGRIQPGLVTQIGTTMDLFTTFSKLANVPLPDDRKIDGTDLGPTLFEKMPSIRKEVFYYRGDELYAVRLGAFKAHFITEGAYGPPAREEHNPPLLYNLEVDPSEKFNVADSNLDIIEQIQALVKKHNSDLVKGKDQLKDRG; encoded by the coding sequence ATGAGCAAAAACATTTTTATTATACTTTCAGTCTTGTCGTTCACAATAGCGTGTACAGAACAACAAACTGAGAAAGACCAAGAATCGAAAGGGAAAGATAAGCCTTTGAATTTTGTGGTCATCTTTGCCGATGATCTTGGGTATGGCGATCTGAGCTCATACGGCCATCCTACCATACATACCAAAAATCTGGACCAAATGGCGGTAGAAGGCCAAAAGTGGACGAACTTCTATGTTGGATCCAGCGTATGTACCCCCAGTAGGGCAGCATTGTTGACAGGGAGGTTGCCCATCAGAAATGGGATGACAAGCAGGGTAAACCGCGTCCTTTTTCCCGATTCCCACAATGGATTGCCGCAGAATGAGGTAACCATGGCGGAACAATTAAAAAAAGTCGGTTACAGAACGGCCTGTATAGGTAAATGGCATTTGGGCCATAAAGAAGAGTATCTACCAACAAACCAAGGGTTCGATTACTATTTTGGAATTCCTTACAGCAATGACATGGACAATATCATACCATTTAGGTCTGCTCATGGATATATTGATTTTTGGAAGTCAGAAGAAAGAAAGGATATAAACACTTTCAACGTTCCCCTCATGCGCAATACCGAGATAGTGGAACGACCAGCTGATCAGAACACATTGACAAAACGTTATAATGAAGAGGCTGTTCAGTTCATCCGGCAAAACAAGGAAAAACCATTTTTTCTTTATTTGGCCCATAATCTTCCACATGTACCTCTTTTTGCCTCGAAGGATTTTTTGGGTACCAGTAATAGGGGCATCTATGGGGATGTCGTTGAAGAGATTGACCACGGGGTCGGGCAGATATTGGCCGAACTGAAAAAAAACGGCCTCGATGAAAACACCATTGTGGTCTTCACCTCTGACAATGGGCCTTGGCTCATCATGAACGAAGAAGGTGGAAGTGCAGGACTTTTGCGAGAAGGAAAAGGCTCAACTTGGGAAGGAGGTATGCGTGAACCATGTATTTTTTGGGGTCCCGGCCGAATACAACCTGGTTTGGTGACACAAATAGGTACCACCATGGATTTGTTTACGACCTTCAGTAAATTGGCAAATGTGCCATTGCCCGATGATCGAAAAATAGACGGAACAGACCTGGGCCCAACGCTTTTCGAAAAAATGCCCAGCATAAGAAAAGAAGTGTTTTATTATAGGGGCGATGAGCTCTATGCGGTTAGATTGGGCGCCTTCAAAGCACATTTCATTACCGAAGGTGCCTATGGCCCACCTGCTCGAGAAGAACATAATCCCCCACTTCTCTACAATCTTGAAGTGGATCCGTCTGAAAAATTTAATGTTGCCGATAGCAATCTTGATATCATCGAACAAATTCAAGCCTTGGTAAAGAAACATAATTCAGATTTGGTCAAAGGGAAAGACCAGTTGAAAGACCGGGGGTGA
- a CDS encoding alpha/beta hydrolase, whose protein sequence is MRLILRYMKNRHQIKSLLILFLFVSGILAAQDQDSSYSLVEIPAPSLKDNLIGTNDIQKIGVYLPPSYSGSGELFPVVYFLNGYTVEAGEYPKTEAFYSYMKNSEKREFILIELNGHNLFEGSMYTNSPVSGNWEDFIVRDVVTYVDGHYRTLAKRESRGITGHSMGGGGTINISLKHPDVFSVVYAMSPAVLANDILLNGMFQNDSILVHVQNLSKKMAKVRDEDFAETLQLELKSYDRKVTSIFGILAFGSAFSPDLSQPLKIAFPFKRNPDGNFTKVEEIHKKWVAGFGNLEEKIKKYRNNLIQFKKFALSCGYQDEMPGLFEGSVYFSTLLKEEKIPHSTCWYTGNHTDKVSEQLMNEVFPAMSEYLNGEK, encoded by the coding sequence ATGCGCTTAATTTTAAGATATATGAAAAATCGACATCAAATTAAAAGTTTGTTGATTCTATTCCTATTTGTCAGCGGTATCCTTGCAGCCCAGGACCAAGATAGTAGCTATTCACTTGTAGAAATTCCCGCCCCATCACTCAAGGATAATTTAATAGGAACAAATGACATCCAAAAGATAGGTGTTTATTTACCACCTTCCTATTCAGGCTCGGGCGAACTATTTCCAGTGGTCTATTTTTTGAACGGATATACTGTTGAGGCTGGCGAATATCCCAAAACGGAAGCTTTTTACAGCTATATGAAAAATAGCGAAAAGCGAGAGTTCATCTTAATAGAACTGAACGGTCATAACCTGTTCGAAGGGTCAATGTACACCAATTCACCGGTTTCGGGAAATTGGGAAGATTTTATCGTAAGAGATGTCGTGACATATGTTGACGGCCATTATAGAACTTTGGCAAAACGGGAATCTCGTGGTATAACTGGTCATTCAATGGGGGGAGGTGGCACAATCAACATCAGTTTGAAGCATCCTGATGTGTTTTCTGTGGTCTATGCCATGAGCCCTGCCGTTTTAGCAAATGATATTTTATTGAATGGTATGTTTCAGAACGATTCAATCTTGGTGCATGTTCAGAATTTATCCAAAAAAATGGCAAAGGTGAGGGATGAGGATTTTGCCGAAACCTTGCAACTAGAATTAAAATCCTATGACCGAAAGGTAACGAGTATATTTGGTATTCTCGCCTTTGGGTCAGCTTTCTCACCCGATCTCTCACAACCTTTAAAAATCGCATTCCCTTTTAAAAGGAATCCTGATGGTAATTTTACTAAGGTAGAAGAAATCCATAAGAAATGGGTAGCTGGTTTTGGAAATTTGGAAGAAAAAATAAAAAAATATAGAAACAATTTAATCCAATTCAAAAAATTTGCGCTGAGCTGTGGATATCAGGACGAAATGCCCGGATTATTCGAAGGTTCAGTTTATTTCTCTACATTGCTGAAAGAGGAAAAAATACCACATAGCACATGCTGGTACACCGGTAATCATACAGATAAGGTGAGTGAACAACTCATGAATGAGGTATTTCCGGCAATGTCTGAATACTTAAATGGTGAAAAATAA
- a CDS encoding addiction module protein — protein MDIQDIKKMPVAKRILIAQDIWDSIEDKDSIELSDEMKTELDSRIDHHKSGGAKYYSLEESRKRNAKLRNDL, from the coding sequence ATGGATATTCAGGATATTAAAAAAATGCCAGTGGCCAAGCGTATTTTGATTGCTCAGGACATTTGGGACTCAATAGAGGACAAGGACTCCATAGAGTTGAGCGATGAAATGAAAACGGAACTCGATAGCCGTATCGACCACCATAAGAGCGGAGGGGCCAAGTATTATTCCCTGGAGGAATCAAGGAAACGAAATGCCAAATTGAGGAATGACCTATAA
- a CDS encoding HipA domain-containing protein codes for MIAPKLIGLNDLPYTASELRREAANRAKKLSIQGVQPKLSASISVVEQEFKIVDQFGTYILKPQNDIFPVYVFKRIRTVPIQS; via the coding sequence ATGATAGCGCCTAAATTAATAGGATTGAATGATTTGCCCTATACGGCATCCGAATTACGGAGAGAGGCGGCAAACAGGGCGAAGAAATTATCCATACAGGGGGTACAGCCTAAATTGAGTGCTAGTATTTCCGTGGTCGAACAAGAGTTTAAAATAGTGGATCAATTCGGAACCTACATCTTAAAACCCCAAAATGATATTTTTCCAGTGTACGTCTTCAAACGAATTAGGACTGTCCCGATCCAAAGTTAA
- a CDS encoding DUF6922 domain-containing protein, whose translation MERQRLNKDHLNPATFWDVDINLLDAEKDRDFIIVRVLERGTDPEIGLIELIYLQRDHLGIGKKDP comes from the coding sequence ATGGAAAGGCAAAGGCTCAACAAAGATCATTTAAACCCTGCTACCTTTTGGGATGTGGACATTAACCTTTTGGATGCTGAAAAGGACAGGGACTTTATCATTGTAAGGGTACTCGAACGTGGAACAGACCCGGAAATCGGGCTTATTGAATTGATATATTTGCAAAGAGATCATCTCGGTATTGGAAAAAAAGACCCTTAA
- a CDS encoding universal stress protein, which yields MYSILVATNFSRTSDNAVLYSASLAQLLNIKLVLFNAFKLPIHASNARISATSMDALIESTKEKLRKQALKLSDKFKIEVEYQCSYLDFELEIDSILKLYNSKFLVMGMSAKSLEQNLVGNPTTTLISMKNFPVLAIPVNAKFSGIHKILFACDVMSDVPLRTLAKLRRVAIQLKSEVTVFYVEKKINELKSENKAYENIEKGLENVTYFYKKVNSDAVIKVIEKEIVKSSFDMLVMMPKKYGFWESIVHRSKTRVMASGINIPLLSIPIE from the coding sequence ATGTACTCAATTTTAGTTGCAACAAATTTTTCCAGAACATCAGATAATGCTGTACTGTATTCAGCATCATTAGCTCAACTATTAAATATAAAATTGGTGCTTTTTAATGCTTTTAAGTTGCCTATTCACGCCTCTAACGCGCGTATATCGGCGACCTCAATGGACGCCTTAATTGAAAGCACCAAAGAGAAATTAAGAAAACAAGCTTTAAAATTATCCGATAAATTCAAAATTGAAGTTGAGTATCAATGTAGTTATTTGGATTTTGAACTTGAAATAGATTCTATATTGAAATTATATAACTCAAAATTTTTAGTTATGGGAATGTCAGCCAAATCACTAGAACAAAATTTAGTGGGAAATCCAACAACAACCTTAATCAGCATGAAAAATTTTCCAGTATTGGCTATTCCTGTAAATGCTAAATTTTCGGGAATACACAAGATTCTTTTTGCCTGTGATGTAATGAGTGACGTACCTTTACGAACTTTGGCAAAATTAAGGAGAGTTGCCATCCAGCTTAAATCTGAAGTCACTGTGTTTTATGTAGAGAAAAAAATAAATGAACTAAAATCAGAAAACAAAGCTTATGAGAATATTGAAAAAGGTCTAGAAAATGTTACGTATTTTTATAAGAAAGTGAACTCAGATGCTGTAATAAAAGTAATTGAAAAAGAGATTGTCAAATCAAGTTTTGATATGTTAGTGATGATGCCAAAAAAATATGGTTTTTGGGAATCTATAGTCCATAGAAGTAAAACAAGAGTTATGGCTTCAGGTATAAACATACCATTATTGTCAATTCCAATAGAATAA
- a CDS encoding helix-turn-helix domain-containing protein has product MVDLGLLVKKHRKKAGLTQLELANLAGIGKTTVFDIEKNKETVRWSNILAVLQVLNIEVEFKSPLTENG; this is encoded by the coding sequence ATGGTTGATTTAGGTTTGCTGGTCAAAAAGCATCGCAAGAAAGCGGGGCTGACACAGCTTGAACTGGCCAATTTGGCCGGTATAGGCAAGACAACCGTCTTTGATATCGAAAAAAACAAGGAGACTGTTCGTTGGAGCAACATCCTTGCCGTGCTCCAGGTATTGAACATAGAAGTGGAATTTAAAAGCCCATTGACTGAAAACGGATGA